tgctcATTGTTAATGCATTCAACAGAATGTATGTTGAAAACGATTTTGCAAATTACTGTattcagtttttatttaaGTTTTACAAAACTCTCCGAAGTCATTTGAATTGGGGTTTGTAGAGTCTAACAAGATAAGCCAGCAGATCAAACGCTTGACGGGACATTGGAAGCGATTTTTCCCCAGAATATTTCCGTCAAATCCACtggggccttttttttttttttacttgcaaaAGCActgagttgtttttgtttgttccaaGGAGCTGGAAACCACAGATCTGAACATCCCCACGTcgaaggaggagcaggaggagtaCCTGCAGTGGAAAAAGGAGCGCGAGAAGATTGACAAGGAGAGAGTGGCCCGTCACAAAAACGCCAAGGGACAGTGGAGGCGGGCGTGGGACATTGATAAAACGGAGAACATGTAagatttcttctttcttttgttgctgttgtacATGATAGTGGTTTGACCACTAATTACAATcgaccatgatttttttttcacagtgaaATAATGCTATTGTTTAATGACTTGTCACTGGAATATGCTGAGAGTCAAGCTTAACtatttccaaaaatatttaccACACTGGAGCTATATTTTAATGCTAAAACATATTGATTATTGTTATGTGttaatttgccattttttttgctgattttttaaaattgttttcgTGGTTCAGTCTTTTGCTTAATTAATCTGACTTCTGACGTATGAATGGGtgaattcatttgaaattggATATTGAAATTGGATCATTTTtgtgatttgaaaatttgCAAATTAGCATCAAGTGGAatacatgtttttaaattcaagtgATCACGTATCATGCATTTATTAGTGCAGATGGTGCAACGATTGATTTCCAAACAAGACACTCGGTACTCGTAGGCGGGTAAATGAATGTGCTGTTTAGGGAATCATCAAAACGTAAAGAGACAAGGGAGGAGCGGCTATTTTAAGCCAGGGGATGAGCGATGGAATGCCTTCCCTTATTTGGTGAGGCTTAAACAAGGACCACCAGGAAAGAGCAGAAAGTATTTGTGTGATTCACCAATTGTTGAAATGTTATTGGTGAGCCAACAAAGCATAACTTAGTGTACTTTCATTTCTTAAATTCTTGTTGCATAATAAATACACCACAATTATCAGCGAACTCGAATAGCTTGAATGCTCAATGAGTTAGGAATTATGAATTGTTTAAATGGAGAGAGACAATGTTTACATATAGTACTGAGTTAAACAAATCTTTTAAATTGATAAACCAAACAGAATTTTTGCTTGTAGGTTTTCAGACAAGTCGCAACATGACCGAGATTGGGTGCCCCCATGCAGAGGTGAGATTTTCTCAACCTGATCATGCtaattttgctttgatttaattttttttttttaattaattgatttattttttatgttacCAGGAGGACGAAGCTCTAGAAGAGGACAGCATAAGTCCGGCGCTGACACGCGAGGTAACTGTGAAAATTAAGCTATTTTACTTATCTTGAACAATTCTAAGTATGATCATACTTGTACTTAttgaaaagcaaagcaaaaaaaatgttattagACAAATTATTGACTCAAAGTAGAAATAATAATACTCTCGCTCTCCTAGGAATAATTGCTAATTAAATAATGAGCTGTATGGATATCTGCTTGACAGAAGAAAGGCgcacatgggggggggggaaattatGGCACCAATTTAAAATCTGTTCATTCATAAGAGCcccataaaatatttaatatattaaaatattgaatAGTAGACCTCGGGAGGTTTTATAAAGTAGTACCCAGCAGGAGGTAGTGATGCAGTTATGGATAAATCTACGTAAGGAGGAGCACTGCATTTTATAATTTAACTTCTTGTCGGTAAAGAATTAACACTTAAAAGTATTGTGTGGAGTCAAAATCTGaggctcccttttttttttttttaaatggattttTAACTCCAGCTCACCTGCAACGCTAATTCAATAAAGAGACAATCAAAATGAATGTGAATCTTAAAGGCCagaaattgactcctacattTAACCACTTTTAATTTGTCATAGGTCATGAGAAGCGAGGCAAAGACAAGTCATCTAAAAACGTACAAGTAATGAGCAGCAATGCAAAAGGCAAGGATCGCCTGACTGGGAGGGCCAGGAGGTCAGTAGAACATTTCTGACATCTTGTTTTAGAGCCGGCTTGCACGCAAACAACACCCGGATGAAGTCAATTCAACCGTTGGGATGGGGTAATGTCTCACACCACAAGGGAAGACTTGTTTTTCCACACTGTGTGCTAAAACATAAATTCCCAAGGATGTGGTGATAGTTGAGCTGCAAGTAGTGGCATTATATTGCTTTGTAAAACATTCTTGTGTGTTGGTTGGATTCCATGAGGCCTCATAATGAACTCCCAGTGATCAATATGAGAGTGTGAGAGTCATAACACGGAATCTCCACTCACTCCTGGGACCATGTAACACTTAATAGTCACATTAGTCACGtcaggaaagaaaatggctATTTGGGCCCAATTTGAAATTCTAAACATTCATAGTGAGTTATTTTGTCGGTGGTAGTAAATGTACACTTTGGTACAAGTTGTTGTGGCAaagtgtaccgtattttccggactataagacgcacttaaaaacctacaattttctcaaaagccgacagtgcgccttatagtccggggcgccttatatatggaccaaattcctaaatttaaactggcccgaagcattgtgtcatgaaatcaatcataagtggcccgctgaagactatgaatcatgaatcaaaaagactatggatcattattttgtaattataaagtcatttgttgcgtctgaagttgaaataaaaaagataaaatggagaatgatttgatttggattaaaaatctggcatgatgcattaatggtgcgccttatagtccggtgcgccttatataaggacactgttttaaaatgggccattcattgaaggtgcgccttatagtccggtgtgccttatagtccggaaaatatggtacatTTCTTCATTCAAAGAAGCAAATGATAGTCCAATGCATCACTCGGGGTGAGTCCTAAATGGTTTCTGATGTATTGCTGGACTGCTGCCAGTAGAACTatcaaatgcaataaaaacatgaatgctTCTCATTAAAATTTAAAGTAGAACTAAATGGTGGCTCATTTTTAGATGGCAAGATCAAGAAGAAGGAGATAACCTACAGGTGAGGTCAGCAATTTTGCTCATTTAAACTCAGGTAATATCACTATAGAAGACTTGATGTCTCTTTTATAGCCTTCGGATATACTATTGGAGGAATTCCTGGAGGAACTTGATGATCTTACAGATGCTGAGGCACTGGAGCAGAGAAATCAGGactcaaaaacaaagcagtcaCTCAATTCAGATATTTTAAATACATCTGAGGAAGTGAGCGGATCCAAAGGATTTTTGTCAACCTCGAGACCAGACACCTCCGTGCAGGAGAAAGTAGGCGCCTCATCCCCGCGGGCTTCGGAGAAGAAAGTGCGATTCTCACAGAAGCTGATCCAGGGGGCTCACACAAAGCAAATCACAAGCTCCCAGGATTCCTCCAACTCTGAATCTAGTCCAACATTCTTAAAAGCTTCCTCGCAGAAAAAAATCTGGCATAAAATACCCCAGCAGCAACTGGAAGGTGTCAAGGATGAAGAGAGTGAAAATGAATGTACTAAAAAAGACATCAGTGCCCCCATGGAGTCCTGCTGCCCTCCTGCTGACAAGGCTGGCGCTTCTCTACTGGAAAGCGCTGTCCATCCTGTGGAGCCCACCAAGTGTAACACAAACACAGGTGGGCTACTCTGCACTCACTAGACTCCCTATTATGCAAGTTGTGAAGTTGCCACTAAGTTAGTATATCTGaaattgcaatttatttttatttcacagaGGAAGCTATTGACTCCCGTGTATGCGTCTTGAACCTGGAATCGGCGGAGTCGCACCCGGAACACTTTAGCTGCAGCGACAAGGTCAGTGTGAAGCAGAAGCAACGGGCCGAGGGGAATCGATAGGTGTGTAAATTGACTGATGGAATGGATGATGATGTTAAATAGATGAAGTGAGCGAAACGGTCAGAGTGTGTGATATCCAATTTCAGCTGAAGTATATTCACCACCCTCGGGGAGCGTAGCAGAAATAGTCTCACGAAAGACCCTTCATCACAACCCCTACTGAAATAAAGTTCCGTCTTAAAGTGTGATGTAGATTGCCACCGAGGTGATGAATGGAAAGGTAGTCACAGTTTCTGCTCTTTGTTTGCAGGCAAGAGAGCACGGGAAGATTGTTTAACCTTTGTGGGGGATGCAAATACCGAAAGACTCAAATATGGATGCTGCGAGCCTTGCGGTGTGTCAGCATTCAACATGTCGGAGTCTTGCTGCATCCGAGCACTTTATGAGCGCATGCGTGGTGACACATCGTGTGTTTGAGTGCAATACCATTGAATGTTTACATATGTTGTAGTATGCAGGTTGGcattgaaatgaaacattaGTCTGTTTGTGCAGTGCCTGATTCTACCCTTGGGCTGCTTTCAGTAATGGGAAAAAGTCcgtactgttaaaaaaaataaaaatgaatcagCATTTTTCCACCCAAATAGTGTGAGGCGCTAATGCGTTAGCCGCTACTTCCAGCATCAGTCGGTGGCCTTATAGAACTCAGCTGTTTGTAGAcattcattataaaaaaagtacagatttgacttttttttaggcAATAGAGTTGATTTATAAACTAACTACTGACATAAACCTGCTTTTGGTATGGGCAATATAAACAGAAGACATTTTGTAAGTACTACTTGGATGCACGGCTTGTCTCATAATGTACATTTGCATATATTACACGTTATTATGTGTTTACTTGGCTTAAACATGTACTGTTCAATTTGTTCCTATATTTCAAATTGGAAACATAATTGGGTCAAAATCTATGGTCACATTCAGTATTTTTGATGCACTTGATAAATAATTCAACTTTGCACATTTGTAGGTTTGACAGCAGGGATGTACGAAATATTTTGGTCATGCCTTCAAAACTAAGATTTTTGCACTTAAGCTTTGTTTTTACGCAATTTAAATAGACAATTATCCAACTGTTTATTTGTCCACTGAGGCCTTGAGGCACATCTGGGAGGAAACCACTTGAGAtgctgaaaataaatcaaacatgGCCGTGAGGGTTTGACAGGAGTTAAAACACAGCGATTGAACCGCAGCTGCTCTCTCATACTGTTGTCTTCATCCTTTgtggaaacagaaaaaaacgagtgacagaaaaaaatgacaagcatCTTGAGAATGTTGTTGTGCCTTGTACAGTAGTTTGGCTTCATCAGATATAATTGATCGAGTGTATTCATCGACAAACGCTTTGACTTGTATATcatgaattgtatttttattatgtgtTTCCATTCAACTGATATCGTGATACCTTTTGTCCAAATATGATCTTGGTAGAAGTAAAAATGTTATGTAACCATTTTTACTGACACGCTGCAGGTTTTTTACAGCTTCAACTGTggtaacattaaaaaataataatcactaggtttttttgggggtttagggaaaaaaaaaaatcttacatCATGTCCTAATTTGATAAAGAGTGTAGTTGACGTTATTTTCAACCCCCTTTGGGAGGtttagaatatttatttttagaagtTTGTCCCGCGCCATTTTATATTTAGATGTACTCGTAATGCCTCAAATAACACATTAAAAAGATGGCAGCCGTTTCCTTCATGTttgcttattttatttgaatgtttgtgcACATTtatgacataaataaagagAACTGGTTGCAAGGAGACATGAGAAAAAACGATAAAGCATTTCTGTACTGCAGGCTTTTATGTCTTTTGTGACACTCAAGATTCAATTTTCATTGCAGCTCCATCAGGTTGGTCACTACCCCCGCTCATGGCGAAAGAGTCAAACTAATTTATAGTTTCTGTACCTTTAGCCAGAtgcacatcaaaacaaaaaaaaagccaccatACAATAGAGTAACAGAAAATGTAATGCGCATGCATGGACTCGTCACGCCTATTGACCCAACGAATTCGCTTTCATGTTAGATTTGATTAATTTCTGATGAGCTCTCTGTAGAGGTGCTGAATTGGAAAACGCTCCCTCATTGACTTACAGGTGGGACCTCCCTCATGTGCTACTATTTTAATTATCTCCTCCCGTGGCGGTCACCATAGCAGCCTTGTGTCTCCGGGGACAAAACATGTTGGCTTGCTGCAAAGCATTCTTTACTTTCTATCAATGACAACAAATTTGCATGCAGGATATACTCCGAGTGCAATTTGGCTGCAAAGGTAGCCAGAATTCTGGTATTCCAGAAAATGACGCAATGCACTGCAGTGGGGGTGTTAACATAATGGCAATAGGTCCTGTAGGCTGTTTGAGGACTCAAGTGCAGTGTAGGATTATATTAGCTGCAAACCAAAACAGAGAAGTCTGCTTGAGGAAATTATTGTTTCAAGGTCAACAAAAAATCTTATTTGCATTGATATGTACGTATAatattgaataataataataattctttAAAGGCGAGATGACCATGCTGactaatttgatttaaaattcCACTGTGGCGTGTTACCTCCAACCCCAGAGGTAACAGTCGGAGGCTCTTGAGGTGTTTCATTATACGCCACCAAAGTCAGTTAAGAGGATTTGAATTCTGTGTTGACGCTGCCAGAATCTCAAGGCAGACCGACGTTCCCCACGGAGTCTGTGCGTCATCTCTGGATGTAACAACGAGACAGTTGGTGTCACCGAGTGAAACCCGAAcccaaacaaaatgatttgaagtgatgcaataaaatgtgtttgttttggagaCATACTGAATTGCACATGTTGGTCTCATTTGATAGGAATATATTGTCAATaatgtcatatttatttatttcgtaTACAAATATAGATGCATAGATTTAATCTCAGTTACCCGCCCATTTGTTTACGCAGCTGATGTGAAAATCAAGTCAGACTCCaagacaaatgtttgttttgtgttcagTGCTTTAAAACAAGGAGGAAGTCATTTGTGTCACTATATGAAATCCTCGTAAAAACATCACTATCATTTGCtcagaaaatgtctttttgttgctGCTTTTCAGTTTCATCCACATCCGTTTCTTTGGATGCGATTCAGCGTTTTTATTATGTAACTATTCTGCTGCCTTttaaatgacacttttgttACTCCTTTTGCAGAACTTCATTATTCATCTCTGAATCTCTCACATATTCCAGATAgtaaaattgcatttaaaCCTTCAGGTGCTACTGAGATTTGATGCTTAAATAATATGTCTCGATaaggtcctttttttttgtatagtCATAGGCaccaaaatagtttttttttttaaatatattacgtaactatttatttattcatcctttttaaattgtataaCAGGTATTGTGAGTGTCTCATGTGCACAACCAGATTTAGAGGCAGAAACACAGtttgcaccacacacacaatgaccaACGGAATCAATTTaagtatatattttctttacatATTTAACATACCTCTAATGCAACCTGAAAGTAATTTGATATCcgaattgtttttcttgctgAGAGGAGTCAGAAGGTCACGAGTCTCTTACAAGTTATAGCTTTCAGTAATAAGTGTCAGCACTGATGAAATCCTTCAATCAATAGGTTAGTCATTGCACCTCTCATATATcatgtgtggggggggggggggagcttgGAAACACATCTGTCAAGTTTGCGTGTAAATACAGAAGCCACAGTATTTGTTGAcagggctgttttttttccagcacaaATAATTTAGTATGAATGTTGTGTCATGCTTTTCCTCCTTGGACTGGACTTCCTGTTTGGCAAAATAAACATACCTTTGCTTATGGTGCTCGTCggcaaagaaaacaacctTCGGGCACCAACGCAAAGTGAATATATTATTTGTATGGCCGATGTAAGTCACGGGCCTTTGTCACCATTTTTGTCCGTTTTACGGCAACAACAGCATAGCAAACAAATGTCTCTTGTTAATGGTTCTTTTCAGAGAGATGGATCAAAAATAGCACCAGGCAGCATTGTGTAATGTGTTCCTCTCTCTTTTGTACAGCGAGCGCTCAGATCGATCCACCTCCCTCACACGTTACTGACAAATAGGACAGAGCGGTTGCTCTTATTTCCACTTCATAGTTGGACATCTGTGACTATGTGAAATGGTTCCAGTGAGAGGTGTTGCAACACATCTGTGAAAAGCGAGGAGCCCTTTGACAGTTCATTCACAGGAGACGCCTCTTGAAAATCATTCGATCTGAAGCCCTCTCTAGCTTAAATAATAACTCTGCAagcttttgggtcatttttacGTCTGTTGTTTGAGAGATGCTTTCATGACCTCATGTAGTATAACTCCAGCTTTGTAACTTTTGACAATAATCATCTGGAcgttatatacatttttaaaatgaatttagcCTCTTTGCTGTGCCTTTGTTCCGGAGGCCGCTCGGTTATACACCACGATCTCCATTTTGCGGCAGCTGTCCGTTATCCTGCTGCCCTCAATCTCGTCCAGAATAAAACACGACTGATCTGGGAAATCGTCTTGCATTGTTGTCATGATTGTGTCAAGTTCTGGAAGAtgcatttttgtgtatttctgCTAGATGCATGTGTGCTATTATTATATTACAGGGCTGCAGCtaacaataattttaaacatCAATGAATCTGTTGATTATTTTGGATTCAATGtattagatttgtttttaaagttttaatttcCATTGTTGGGTGAACTCAATAGCTCAAGGCAACAAacttggatattttttttaagttgagCAGTTCAcctaaatatttgaaatggtGCTGCTGCATTACTACAtttcacaacaaaaataagagTTTACTGAACCTTGTATGGTCCCATAATATATAAGTAAAAACAACGTATTGAGTTTGTTGAGCTAACTAACACTTAGTTAGCCAAAAATGATGTTCCAGCTTAAATGACTATTTGAACCCATGAGAAAATACAAGTACTTTTTACAGTGTGACCTAAAATTTTGGCACCAGCaaatttgtgtgctttttttttcattgcctGAAGTCATCATTCATTCAGTTaaacatggcttttttttttttaagtatgaAAGCATGAGCCTGAATTAATATCACCAAACCATAGAacagaatgtattttttaggTTGTTTATTTGTATCTTTGTGATATACTTATACCTATTGTACATAAGGTACCTTTAATAAAAATTATCTAATTACACTAGGTTTAtcaaagcccaaaaaaaaagtatgccCGCTTCTATATTCTGTACATAACCAATTGCACAATACATTTACAAAGTTATATGCACATACCTGAGCATAATTCAACAATGCAAGTTCTTCTACTTGAAATCCAGACTTGATCCGTAAAAGTAAATACAGCCTATATGTCAAAATGCAACAAGTCAGTGTCGATGAATGGAAGTGATGGAGCGATTCCTATCCGGTTATTTAGGCAAAATATCTTTACCGGAATTATCCACCCATATATAGACAGGTCCTTAAAACAGTCCAACGTGGATTTAAGGCATACAAATGGCctaaacagacaaacaaacttaaaaaaaaacagcatagtTGGGGGTTCTTTATATCGAGCGGGGTCCCTTAACTTCAGTCATGGGTCAGGTATCAGGTCCAAAGTGAAGGTCCAAATCCATAATTGGATTTGCAAATGATTAATGTGTGTTTCTGTCCGACCAGCGGCTGTCTCGTCTGCAAAGGCCTACGTGTGGGATACATTATTGTGGGAGGGATGGAGGGCTTGGGAAGGGGGGCGGTCACTCAGATCTCGACCCGGAGCTCGGTGGCACGGTGGTCGCATCAGAGGCTACCTGACCCGGATCACGTTCCACTCGATCTCCTGGATCCTTCtcttcctccccctccacTTGCGTCTCCTCGTCCACACTTCCCGATCTCTGCGTGGCTGCGCGGGGCGACGCGTAAAGTCCATCCGCCAAATCGTCGCTCTCCTCGCTGTGGTCCCATTGAAAAGCCCGGGTGTGCTGGGTCGAGCCCTGCCTGGCGGTGTGGTTGACTGACAACTGCGTGGAGTTCCACTCGGACACGTTAGCGGTGATGTTCGCCGGGGGAACCGTGACCCCCGGTTTAGCAGCGGATGCGGACGAGGATGCGCTGGTGGGCTTCCAGATGAGGCTGTAATAAATAGCCAGGATGATGGCCGCTAAAGACACGGACAATACATAAGCAAAGACCGTGGCTAGTCTCACCCACTTCTTATTGGTTTTAGCAGCCATCTTGGCCTTTTTGTCCCCCGTATAAGTGGCAGGTTTGCCCCTCTCCATATTGGGCATAAAGTCCCGCTCTCTCATATTGCCCCTGTTTTTTCCTCGATGCTCCACCACCCCCTCCGTCTTGAAGCTTTCTTCTGATCCACAATCCAAGAGAAGTCGGGAAAGGCAGCGGTGCGTGctcttaaaacaacaaaatcagcTTTTACTTGCTGTCAAAATGAGATGCGTCCAGTGCATGCAGCATTGCGTCTCATCGCGGACCAGCGAGGATCCACAGGTTGGGACGCGGCATCCGACGAGGGTCCTAACCTGCTCACGACATGTCCACGCAGGTGCTGTCCGTGTAGGCCCTTGGCCAGAACGCGAGCGTTAGACTGGATGTCATTTATCAAACGATGAGGAGAGATCACACGGCACACTGTCCTATCCAGCAAACGAACTGGCTGGCTCAGCTAAAAATACAGAGAGGGGGCGGGGAGGGGACTCTTAAAGAAGAAGCAGCCGCCAGGAAGGAAATCACTCCAAAATATTACCCTCAGAAGTGCTGAGAACAAGATTTGGCTTTCTCGTGTTAAGTGATGCATTAAATGAGTAGACGGATTTGCGCCAATTTATTCAGGTAATACGATTTGGACCGGAATTGATAGATCATTTCATTGCAAATATTCCTGAATGGtcctaaaaagaaaactcaaTCAGGAGTGTACAAAAGAGTCTGCATTCAATATCGCAAGAGAGTGATCCTACCTGATTGTCGTTTCAGCACAATGGACAGCGACTATAATTAAACGCATAAGCGGGCCAAGTTCAATGTCGTATTTGTTGTTAACTTTCAATTTACTCGCAATAtgtggacaatttagagttaTCAATGTATCCGACATGCATGTTCTTGGAGAGTCATCAACACGAGCACATGTAGAACATACCAACTCCTCAAAAGGTAGAAAACCCTGAGAGGAGTTTCGAACCCGAGACCAGCAGCTTTGAAGCAGACGTGGCGCATATTATCTTAAAGAGGATGTAAAgtcaaacttttattttctctctatATGACCCCACTTATCTAAACACAATAGTCTgcttaatattgcatttggtGGAATTTGATTGAAGCAGCAAAATCcatgtgtttttattcaactcAGGgcgggtggccattttgccacttactgtcgactgaaaatgacatcacagcacCCAAGGATTCATCTTGGGAATATCACAAAACCAAACCCTGAAAAGGATGTCCGTGACCGCCAGTGGCAGTACaagacaaaatggcagccCCCTATCATGAAGTTTTTCTGCTCAATTCATATCACACAAACAAGTTTAATCAGAATGCACTGTTTTGACTAGAACATATCAGTTAAGACAATTTTTGATTatgattttaataatatctttatttttctgattGTAGGTTAAAATGATGTAGAACTCAACCAAATTGAAACTGGTTGGCCACCATACTGAGCTACATTAAAGGTGCAAAATCTCAGAAGCATGACCATGACAAGAAAGTACTGGGCTCCATCATGAAGTGTACGGGACATCAAGTGTCGAGTTATGCTGACTTCATTTGCAATTCATATTCCTTTGGGCGCGTCCTCGTGTGGGTTCTCCGTGTCCGGCGACGACTACGCTTCACTTCACGACTTCTTTCCAAGTGAGTGAGTCAGCAGAGAGGAGTAAAGTGTTTATGCAGAGTAAA
Above is a genomic segment from Syngnathus acus chromosome 22, fSynAcu1.2, whole genome shotgun sequence containing:
- the LOC119116351 gene encoding coiled-coil domain-containing protein 9B isoform X4, which codes for MERPTRCDPMPRRDHERDLELDKKIEALRRKNEALMKRYKEVEEDKKRAEEEGMALQSRKGKADDLTITVNKSTCVSRVVVTKSFNSGSPAGKGQKEVGAGRAEEATLQPASNVGRGHKKQLIVTMAGKKGKRVVCEKPEKRPELQCRSDIKSPADEVQAGSVEAAGIGKQARHVTMLDITAQELETTDLNIPTSKEEQEEYLQWKKEREKIDKERVARHKNAKGQWRRAWDIDKTENMFSDKSQHDRDWVPPCRGGRSSRRGQHKSGADTRGHEKRGKDKSSKNVQVMSSNAKGKDRLTGRARRWQDQEEGDNLQPSDILLEEFLEELDDLTDAEALEQRNQDSKTKQSLNSDILNTSEEVSGSKGFLSTSRPDTSVQEKVGASSPRASEKKVRFSQKLIQGAHTKQITSSQDSSNSESSPTFLKASSQKKIWHKIPQQQLEGVKDEESENECTKKDISAPMESCCPPADKAGASLLESAVHPVEPTKCNTNTEEAIDSRVCVLNLESAESHPEHFSCSDKAREHGKIV
- the LOC119116351 gene encoding coiled-coil domain-containing protein 9B isoform X3, which codes for MPRRDHERDLELDKKIEALRRKNEALMKRYKEVEEDKKRAEEEGMALQSRKGKADDLTITVNKSTCVSRVVVTKSFNSGSPAGKGQKEVGAGRAEEATLQPASNVGRGHKKQLIVTMAGKKGKRVVCEKPEKRPELQCRSDIKSPADEVQAGSVEAAGIGKQARHVTMLDITAQELETTDLNIPTSKEEQEEYLQWKKEREKIDKERVARHKNAKGQWRRAWDIDKTENMFSDKSQHDRDWVPPCRGGRSSRRGQHKSGADTRGHEKRGKDKSSKNVQVMSSNAKGKDRLTGRARRWQDQEEGDNLQPSDILLEEFLEELDDLTDAEALEQRNQDSKTKQSLNSDILNTSEEVSGSKGFLSTSRPDTSVQEKVGASSPRASEKKVRFSQKLIQGAHTKQITSSQDSSNSESSPTFLKASSQKKIWHKIPQQQLEGVKDEESENECTKKDISAPMESCCPPADKAGASLLESAVHPVEPTKCNTNTEEAIDSRVCVLNLESAESHPEHFSCSDKRALRSIHLPHTLLTNRTERLLLFPLHSWTSVTM
- the LOC119116351 gene encoding coiled-coil domain-containing protein 9B isoform X1; protein product: MERPTRCDPMPRRDHERDLELDKKIEALRRKNEALMKRYKEVEEDKKRAEEEGMALQSRKGKADDLTITVNKSTCVSRVVVTKSFNSGSPAGKGQKEVGAGRAEEATLQPASNVGRGHKKQLIVTMAGKKGKRVVCEKPEKRPELQCRSDIKSPADEVQAGSVEAAGIGKQARHVTMLDITAQELETTDLNIPTSKEEQEEYLQWKKEREKIDKERVARHKNAKGQWRRAWDIDKTENMFSDKSQHDRDWVPPCRGGRSSRRGQHKSGADTRGHEKRGKDKSSKNVQVMSSNAKGKDRLTGRARRWQDQEEGDNLQPSDILLEEFLEELDDLTDAEALEQRNQDSKTKQSLNSDILNTSEEVSGSKGFLSTSRPDTSVQEKVGASSPRASEKKVRFSQKLIQGAHTKQITSSQDSSNSESSPTFLKASSQKKIWHKIPQQQLEGVKDEESENECTKKDISAPMESCCPPADKAGASLLESAVHPVEPTKCNTNTEEAIDSRVCVLNLESAESHPEHFSCSDKRALRSIHLPHTLLTNRTERLLLFPLHSWTSVTM
- the LOC119116351 gene encoding coiled-coil domain-containing protein 9B isoform X2 is translated as MERPTRCDPMPRRDHERDLELDKKIEALRRKNEALMKRYKEVEEDKKRAEEEGMALQSRKGKADDLTITVNKSTCVSRVVVTKSFNSGSPAGKGQKEVGAGRAEEATLQPASNVGRGHKKQLIVTMAGKKGKRVVCEKPEKRPELQCRSDIKSPADEVQAGSVEAAGIGKQARHVTMLDITAQELETTDLNIPTSKEEQEEYLQWKKEREKIDKERVARHKNAKGQWRRAWDIDKTENMFSDKSQHDRDWVPPCRGGRSSRRGQHKSGADTRGHEKRGKDKSSKNVQVMSSNAKGKDRLTGRARRWQDQEEGDNLQPSDILLEEFLEELDDLTDAEALEQRNQDSKTKQSLNSDILNTSEEVSGSKGFLSTSRPDTSVQEKVGASSPRASEKKVRFSQKLIQGAHTKQITSSQDSSNSESSPTFLKASSQKKIWHKIPQQQLEGVKDEESENECTKKDISAPMESCCPPADKAGASLLESAVHPVEPTKCNTNTEEAIDSRVCVLNLESAESHPEHFSCSDKNLKADRRSPRSLCVISGCNNETVGVTE
- the LOC119116351 gene encoding coiled-coil domain-containing protein 9B isoform X5, producing MALQSRKGKADDLTITVNKSTCVSRVVVTKSFNSGSPAGKGQKEVGAGRAEEATLQPASNVGRGHKKQLIVTMAGKKGKRVVCEKPEKRPELQCRSDIKSPADEVQAGSVEAAGIGKQARHVTMLDITAQELETTDLNIPTSKEEQEEYLQWKKEREKIDKERVARHKNAKGQWRRAWDIDKTENMFSDKSQHDRDWVPPCRGGRSSRRGQHKSGADTRGHEKRGKDKSSKNVQVMSSNAKGKDRLTGRARRWQDQEEGDNLQPSDILLEEFLEELDDLTDAEALEQRNQDSKTKQSLNSDILNTSEEVSGSKGFLSTSRPDTSVQEKVGASSPRASEKKVRFSQKLIQGAHTKQITSSQDSSNSESSPTFLKASSQKKIWHKIPQQQLEGVKDEESENECTKKDISAPMESCCPPADKAGASLLESAVHPVEPTKCNTNTEEAIDSRVCVLNLESAESHPEHFSCSDKRALRSIHLPHTLLTNRTERLLLFPLHSWTSVTM
- the LOC119116352 gene encoding uncharacterized protein LOC119116352 codes for the protein MRERDFMPNMERGKPATYTGDKKAKMAAKTNKNLIWKPTSASSSASAAKPGVTVPPANITANVSEWNSTQLSVNHTARQGSTQHTRAFQWDHSEESDDLADGLYASPRAATQRSGSVDEETQVEGEEEKDPGDRVERDPGQVASDATTVPPSSGSRSE